The following proteins are co-located in the Sporolactobacillus pectinivorans genome:
- a CDS encoding spore maturation protein encodes MAFVTTLSIWLIPVLISAVLLYGTYKKTATYEIFVEGGKEGFSLAVSIMPFLVGMLTAIGVFRASGAMDALIHAIKPFLSVIGMPPEVVPLALMRPISGTGALGLMSELIKVYGPDSFIGRLASVMQGSTDTTFYVVTVYFGAVGIHRIGDALKVGLLADAVGVVCSIWIVTLIFGT; translated from the coding sequence ATGGCCTTTGTGACAACGCTTTCCATCTGGCTGATTCCTGTCTTGATTTCTGCCGTCCTTCTTTATGGAACCTATAAGAAGACGGCAACCTATGAAATCTTCGTTGAAGGAGGCAAGGAGGGTTTTTCTCTTGCTGTATCGATCATGCCTTTTCTTGTCGGTATGCTGACGGCCATTGGCGTTTTCCGCGCGTCAGGAGCGATGGATGCGCTGATCCATGCGATCAAGCCTTTTCTTTCGGTGATCGGTATGCCGCCGGAAGTCGTTCCTCTTGCACTGATGAGGCCCATCTCGGGGACAGGGGCGCTCGGCCTGATGTCTGAACTGATCAAGGTCTACGGCCCGGACTCATTCATCGGCCGGCTGGCCTCGGTCATGCAGGGAAGCACGGATACAACATTTTATGTTGTTACTGTTTATTTCGGAGCGGTTGGTATTCACCGCATCGGCGACGCGCTGAAGGTCGGATTGCTGGCAGATGCCGTTGGCGTGGTTTGTTCGATTTGGATTGTTACGCTCATATTTGGTACTTAA
- a CDS encoding nucleoside recognition domain-containing protein, with protein sequence MINLIWVALFLFGIIYASFNGTMDQVNDAIFKSASDAVALCIGLASILIFWLGLMKIAEKSGLLEKLSIIFKPVVRRIFPEVPVDHPAMGYILSNIIANLFGLGNAATPMGIKAMEELKKLNGNVNRPSRSMITLLALNTSGLTLVPATVLAIRMQYHSSSPADIVGPTLIATLCTTLSALIIDRYFYHRRKRKEKK encoded by the coding sequence ATGATTAATTTAATCTGGGTTGCCCTCTTTCTTTTCGGAATCATATATGCGTCCTTCAATGGAACAATGGATCAGGTTAATGATGCCATTTTTAAATCAGCTTCCGATGCTGTCGCACTCTGCATCGGGCTAGCCAGCATCCTCATCTTCTGGCTTGGATTGATGAAAATTGCCGAAAAGTCCGGCTTGCTTGAAAAACTTTCTATTATCTTTAAACCGGTGGTTCGCCGAATATTTCCGGAAGTGCCTGTCGATCACCCGGCAATGGGCTATATTTTATCCAATATTATTGCCAACTTATTCGGTCTCGGTAATGCCGCAACTCCGATGGGCATCAAAGCAATGGAAGAGTTGAAGAAACTCAACGGAAATGTAAACAGGCCCAGCAGATCCATGATTACATTGCTTGCCCTGAATACTTCCGGCCTGACTCTTGTTCCGGCAACAGTGCTTGCCATCAGAATGCAGTACCATTCATCCTCTCCAGCGGATATTGTCGGACCGACACTAATTGCAACGCTGTGCACGACATTGTCAGCTCTGATTATTGACCGCTATTTTTATCATCGGCGCAAGCGAAAGGAGAAGAAGTAA
- a CDS encoding D-alanyl-D-alanine carboxypeptidase family protein, protein MKSALKNSLIAFICLTLGLSLFPGQAWGEGPSVSAQSAVLIDQSSGRELFEKNSHEKLPIASITKVMTAILAIESGKMNQMVTVSDRAIKTEGSSLYLKAGERLHLKDLVYGLMLRSGNDASLAIAEAVAGSEQGFAFMMNEKAQELGMQDTHFTNPNGLENSDHYSTASDMAVLTRYAMENQYFRKIAGTRSYRAAATNKEGVRVWKNKNKMLSLYQYATGGKTGFTKKAGRTLISTASQGNMSLIAVTLNDGDDWLDHKNLFEWGFSTYKPILVVRSGKLAANTDPFYQNHLYVQRDIYLPLSKDEQQDITKKLILIKPPAGDKSWTPPSPAGRLLVMLDQRQIYSLPVYYKSAGKEKRAFWKIFFSLLEAFISGREQPLS, encoded by the coding sequence ATGAAGAGTGCATTAAAAAATTCACTAATCGCATTTATTTGCCTTACTTTAGGGCTTTCGTTATTTCCCGGACAGGCTTGGGGGGAAGGACCCTCGGTTTCTGCGCAGTCAGCTGTATTGATCGACCAGTCTTCGGGACGGGAGCTTTTTGAAAAAAACAGTCATGAAAAACTTCCGATTGCGAGTATCACAAAGGTTATGACTGCGATCCTGGCCATCGAATCAGGAAAAATGAATCAAATGGTGACCGTCAGCGATCGGGCCATCAAGACTGAAGGCTCGTCCTTATATCTCAAGGCAGGTGAACGCTTGCATTTGAAAGACTTAGTATATGGACTTATGCTGCGTTCTGGTAACGATGCTTCTCTGGCGATTGCCGAGGCCGTAGCCGGTAGTGAACAGGGGTTTGCGTTTATGATGAATGAGAAGGCACAGGAATTGGGTATGCAGGACACACATTTTACAAACCCGAACGGGCTGGAGAATTCTGATCATTATTCAACAGCCAGCGATATGGCTGTACTGACCAGATATGCTATGGAAAATCAGTATTTCCGCAAAATTGCAGGTACACGATCATACCGTGCGGCAGCTACAAATAAAGAAGGTGTCAGAGTCTGGAAAAATAAAAATAAAATGCTCAGTCTATACCAGTATGCGACAGGAGGTAAAACAGGTTTTACCAAGAAGGCAGGGCGCACACTTATTTCAACAGCCAGTCAGGGGAATATGTCGCTGATTGCGGTCACATTGAATGATGGGGACGATTGGCTGGATCACAAGAATCTTTTTGAATGGGGTTTTTCGACATATAAACCTATTCTAGTTGTCAGAAGCGGAAAATTGGCGGCGAATACCGACCCATTTTATCAGAATCATCTTTACGTGCAAAGGGATATTTATCTCCCATTATCAAAAGATGAACAGCAAGACATAACCAAAAAGCTGATCCTGATCAAACCGCCGGCCGGGGATAAGAGTTGGACCCCACCATCACCGGCAGGCCGTCTTCTGGTCATGCTTGATCAGCGGCAGATTTATTCGCTTCCGGTCTATTACAAATCAGCGGGTAAGGAAAAAAGAGCGTTCTGGAAGATTTTCTTCAGCCTGCTTGAAGCATTTATTTCAGGAAGGGAGCAGCCATTATCATGA
- the scpB gene encoding SMC-Scp complex subunit ScpB produces MTPEKMHSIIEGLLYLTGEEGLLLDQISKVLPDCSLQEITNIVEKMKKEFEENSSRGLMIADLPNGYRLTTKPFMAAYAEKFAAIPKSAPLSQASLETVAIIAYKQPISRLTIEEIRGVKSERALQTLTVKGLIKEVGRAEGTGRAILYGITSAFLDYFGLHSLDEMPPLLDVAKQPNQQLDAYDLFYDKYKETVKNL; encoded by the coding sequence TTGACACCGGAGAAAATGCATTCAATTATTGAGGGGCTTCTCTATCTGACCGGAGAAGAGGGGCTTCTGCTGGATCAGATCAGCAAAGTGCTTCCTGATTGCTCGCTACAGGAAATAACCAATATAGTTGAGAAAATGAAAAAAGAATTTGAGGAAAATTCGTCCAGAGGGCTGATGATCGCTGACCTTCCGAATGGGTATCGGCTCACAACAAAACCTTTTATGGCGGCATATGCCGAAAAGTTTGCAGCGATTCCGAAATCGGCACCGCTCTCGCAGGCTTCTCTGGAGACTGTAGCAATTATTGCGTATAAACAGCCCATTTCAAGGCTGACCATTGAAGAAATAAGAGGAGTTAAGTCTGAGCGGGCGCTTCAGACCCTGACCGTTAAAGGGCTGATTAAAGAGGTTGGCCGGGCTGAAGGGACAGGACGAGCTATTCTGTATGGCATCACTTCTGCTTTTCTCGATTATTTCGGGCTCCATTCGCTTGATGAAATGCCTCCGCTGCTTGATGTAGCGAAGCAGCCAAACCAGCAGTTGGATGCCTATGATCTCTTCTATGACAAATACAAGGAAACTGTAAAAAATTTATGA
- a CDS encoding segregation/condensation protein A codes for MEYKVKIDAFEGPLDLLLHLIKTLEIDIYDIPVAEITDQYLDFIHHMQKLELNVASEYLVMAATLIAMKSRMLLPKPEVYDEVPEEAYEDPEETRQVLMQQLLEYRQYKEAAQSLRSNESERLLLFSKQPEDLSQFESEDLTAIPKSERATVHDMMRAFQRMLIRKKLEKPLDTKIDRQVLPIGQQMSSVIRDLKRAGHPLNFDSLFTRRDRLHIIVTFLALLELMKKDAVFCRQDANFADILISLGKEAAVLDTGENAFNY; via the coding sequence TTGGAATATAAAGTGAAAATTGATGCCTTCGAAGGTCCTCTTGATTTGCTTCTGCATTTGATCAAAACACTTGAGATTGATATTTATGATATTCCGGTCGCGGAAATTACCGATCAATATCTTGATTTTATCCACCATATGCAGAAACTGGAGCTGAATGTTGCGAGTGAATACCTCGTTATGGCCGCAACACTGATCGCGATGAAAAGCAGGATGCTGCTTCCGAAACCCGAGGTCTATGACGAAGTTCCGGAAGAAGCGTATGAAGATCCTGAGGAAACCCGTCAGGTACTGATGCAGCAGCTGTTGGAGTACCGCCAATATAAGGAGGCTGCCCAGTCCTTACGCTCAAATGAGTCGGAAAGGCTGTTGCTTTTTTCGAAGCAGCCCGAAGATCTGAGCCAGTTTGAGAGTGAAGATCTGACGGCCATTCCCAAGTCTGAACGGGCAACTGTCCATGATATGATGCGTGCGTTTCAAAGAATGCTGATCCGCAAAAAACTTGAAAAACCGCTTGATACTAAAATTGATCGTCAGGTTCTCCCGATTGGCCAGCAAATGAGCAGCGTTATCAGGGACTTAAAACGGGCGGGACACCCGCTTAACTTTGATTCGCTTTTTACAAGGAGAGATCGTCTGCATATTATCGTCACTTTTCTTGCACTGCTGGAATTAATGAAAAAAGATGCAGTTTTCTGCAGGCAGGACGCAAACTTTGCGGATATTCTTATTAGTCTGGGGAAGGAGGCCGCTGTACTTGACACCGGAGAAAATGCATTCAATTATTGA
- a CDS encoding GNAT family N-acetyltransferase — MLIRYKKNYEKIAMGLLSYIPKEKEIKTLLQTIRKYEDEEGWQLFLWKDGEDIVGVAGVHMEDQENAVIEHISVNPSYRTEGIGKKMIVALKEILGNDVVIEPSSAIKAYFDKCFQEPNIKETGK, encoded by the coding sequence ATGCTGATTCGTTACAAGAAAAATTATGAAAAAATAGCAATGGGGCTTTTATCTTATATCCCGAAAGAGAAAGAGATCAAAACCCTGCTTCAAACCATTAGAAAGTACGAGGATGAAGAGGGCTGGCAATTGTTTCTGTGGAAAGACGGAGAGGATATTGTTGGCGTTGCCGGCGTTCATATGGAGGATCAGGAGAATGCAGTGATTGAACACATCAGTGTCAATCCATCCTATCGTACAGAAGGCATCGGTAAAAAAATGATTGTTGCCCTGAAGGAGATACTGGGGAACGATGTGGTTATTGAACCTTCATCGGCGATAAAAGCTTACTTTGATAAATGCTTTCAGGAACCGAATATAAAGGAAACCGGTAAATAA